The window TATCAATCATGGAAACACTCTACGTCGTTAAAAAGGACGAAGTATATAAAAAGATGGCTCAATTCTGGGGGAAAATCTATTTATTGAGCTTTGCTGTAGGGGTAGTTACAGGTATTATTCAGGAATTCCAATTCGGAATGAATTGGTCTGACTATTCTCGTTTCATGGGAGATATTTTTGGTGCTCCATTAGCTATTGAGGCTTTACTTGCCTTCTTTATGGAATCTACCTTTATTGGCTTATGGATGTTTACCTGGAATAAGTTTAAGCCAGGTCTTCACTGCGCTTTAGTTTGGATTTCATTTATTGGTTCTACGTTAAGTGCAATTTGGATTTTAACGGCTAATGCCTTTATGCAACATCCTGTTGGCTATGTTATTAAAAATGGCAAAGCACAAATGGCTAGTTTCTGGGCTTTAATTGCAAACGAACAACTTTGGGCTAGTTTCCCACACGTAGTAATCGGTGCGATCATTACTGCTTCTTTTGTAGTAATCGGTATGGCTGCTTTTGGCTTGCTAAAAAAACGCGATGTCATCTTCCACAAGAAGTCAATGAGAATTGCTTTATGGGTTGCCTTATTTGCATCAATTGCCGAAATTGGTGCTGGGGACTACCAAACTCAAGTAGAAATTCATGAACAACCAATGAAGTTTGCTGCAACTGAAGGTGTTTACGATACTACTAGCGACCATGCTCCGTGGGATATCGTTGCCAACCTAAACACTAAAGAACACAAAAATGAAGGTGCAATCTCTATCCCTGATGTATTAACTATTCTTACCTACCATAAGACTAGTGGTTCCATTAAGGGTATGAACCAAATTAATAAAGAATTGCATGAAAAATATGATAAAAAGTTTGGCAAAGATATGAGCTATTATGTTCCTGTTAAGACTTTGTTCTATAGTTTCAGAATTATGGCTGGATTTGCTGCCTTATTTGCACTACTTGCAATCTTAGGATTAATTTGGACTCGTCCAAAGAAGAATACAATTGAAAATAAGCGTTGGTTCTTATGGATTCTTGGTATCTCTACTTTCCTTCCATTTGTTGCTAATACTTGTGGTTGGTTCATTACAGAACTTGGGCGCTTCCCATGGACTGTTTATGGACTATTCACAATCGCAGATTCAATCTCTGCAAGTACAACAACCGGCGAGCTTTGGTTCACAAATATTATGTACTTCCTAATCTTCTCAACTCTTGGCGCAGTAATGATTTACTACTGCAAGCGTCAACTTGACATGGGTGTAGCTGGTGCACTTGAAAGGGGTGCATACTAATGATCGACGGAATTGATTTTTTACAGTTGCTTTGGTTCTTATTAATTGGACTACTTTTCATGATCTTCTACTTCACTGAAGGTTTTGACTACGGTGTAGGTATGGCAACTAAATTTTTAGCAAGAAATGATCAAGAAAAGCATCTCATGATGGAAACAATTGGACCTCACTGGGATGGAAACGAAGTATGGCTAATCACAGCTGGGGGTGCCATGTTTGCTTCATTTTCTGACTGGTATGCAAGTCTATTTAGTGGATATTATATTCTGCTCTTCTTTACCTTATTTGCCTTAATTATCAGAGGGGTATCATTCGAATTCTCTGCCCATGCAGAAACTGAACATGGCTTTAGAATTTGGACTGGAACTCTATTCTGGGGAAGCTTATTAGCACCATTTTTCTTAACTATGATGTTTGGAAGCTTAATTCAAGGTGTTCCAATTGATGCGCAAGGAAACATGAGCTTAAGTTTCTGGAACATTGTTAATCCACTATCAGTTGTAGCTGGAGTTGCCGGCGTACTTCTTTGCTTAATTCATGGAATTAACTTCTTAAGATTGAGAATTGATGATCCAGAATTAAGCGAACGTGCTGCTAGTTTAAACGAAAAGCTTTATCTTGTAGCATACTTAGGTGAAATCGCCTTTGCTTTACTAATCTTCTTCCAAACTGATTTCTTTAAGTTAAGACCAATTTCTTCAACAATTATTACCTTAATCATTGTTGCCTTAACTGCTTGGTCTGATATTGCCTTAATTAAAAATAAGCAAGTAGCAGCCTTTGTAACAAGCGGATTAACTTTAGTTGCTGTTGTTGGATTGTTATTCAACGGACTATTCCCACGTGTATTAATCGCTACTGATCCAGCTCACTCACTATTAATTAAGACTGCTGCTAACTCCAAATTGACACTTGAGGTAATGACGATTGTAGCTCTTATCCTCTTGCCAATTGCATTAGCTTACATCATCTGGTCATACGTAGTCTTTAGACACCGGATTAAGGTAAACCAAAATGCCTAATCTAGAACAGGAATAAAAATGATTGATAAACGACTTTTCAAATTACCAAAAGCCAAAATCATGCTCGCAATGCTTGCAGGACTAATGTTCTTGCAAGCATTTGCTATTTTAGGACAAGGTATTTTCCTTGCCCATGCAATTGTTGGCTCTTGGAAGCGTCAACCTTTTACTGATATCGCACAAGATGTACTACTTTTTTTGATTTTTTACTTATTAAGACAGGGTATTAATTGGTTTCAAAAATGGTATATGAACCGTTATGCAAATCAAACAACCGCACTTTTACGTCAGCAATTACTTAATAAAACCTATGACGGCGGAATTGCTCTTGTGTCCAGAATTGGAACCGGAAATTTGGTTTCTACCCTGCTAGACGGAATGGATGAAATTTCTAATTATTTATCTTTAATTTTTCCAAAACTAATTGCTCTTGCTATCGTTCCTTGGGTTATTTTGATTTATATTTTCACCCTAAATGCTCTGTCAGGCTGGATTCTACTATTAGTATTTCCCTTGCTAATCCTATTTATGATAATTCTTGGAACAGCTGCTCAAAGCAAGGCAAGTAAGCAATATGCTGGCTATGTCAAATTGCAAAATCATTTTGTTGATGCTTTACGTGGTTTAAGTACCTTGAAAGTACTAGGCCTTGCCAAAAGATATGGAAATATTGTCTATAAAAATAGTGAAAATTATCGTAAAAAGACAATGGGTGTACTAAGAGTAGCAATCCTATCAACATTTACGCTTGATTTCTTTACGACATTATCAATTGCAATGATTGCCATGTTTCTTGGAATTGGCTTAATTAATGGCAATTTAATTCTTTATCCTTCACTAGTCATTTTAATTTTGTCACCAGAATATTTTTTACCAATTCGTGATTTTGGTAATGACTTCCATGCAACGTTAAACGGTAAAAACGCCCTTGGCCAAATTTTTGATATTTTAGCTTTTCCTACTACTCCGCAAGAAGATCAATTATCTAGTTTCACGTGGAACAAAGATAGTGCTTTCATAGCTAATAATCTTTCTTTTAACTACGCTCATGTTGATCAAAGCAAGTTTACTGTTAATAAAAACGCTAAAATGAGCGGCGTTGTAAAAAAAGAGAAGTCGACTAAAGCAGTCAGCACTCATCTAGCCGATGAATTACGCAATATCAACCTAAAACTTACTGGTTTTCAAAAAGTCGGTATCATTGGTCCCACAGGAGCTGGTAAGACAACTCTAATGCGAATTCTTGCCGGTTTTCTTACCCCACACCTTAAAGACGATAATTTTATTATTAATGGGCAAAATCTTACTCAACTTAATCAAAAGAATTGGCAAAATCAGATTACTTATATTCCACAAGATCCATTCATGTTTGCAACTAGTATTAAAAACAATCTAACTTTCTATAACCCTAATGCTAGCCAAGAAGAAATTGATGCCGCCTTAAAGGCAATGGACTTAGACAACTTTGTTGCCAGTCTAAAAGATGGTTTAAATACTAGAATTGGTGAAAACGGACGTGGTATTTCTGGTGGTCAAAAACAGCGAATTGCTTTGGCACGTGCATTTTTGGCAAAAGAGCGAAAGATTCTATTCTTTGATGAACCAACTGCTCACCTGGATATTGAAACTGAATACGAATTAAAGCAGCCCATGAAGAAATTAATGGAAAACCATTTAGTATTTTTCACAACTCACCGCTTGCACTGGTTGAATGACATGGACTGGTGTCTAGTGATTGAAAATGGGGAAATTGTTGAACAAGGCACACCTGCTGATTTAGCTAAAAATGGAACTGCCTTTAAGAAACTAACTCAGCCACTGAAAGAAGACCTATTATGATGAATAAAAAATTTTCTTGGAAAAATGATCACTGGATCAAACCATACTTAGCACAATATAAATGGAACTTTCTCTTAGCAATTTTTCTCGGCGTTGTAATGTTCTTTTGCGGTGGAGCTTTGATGTTTTATGCAGGCTATACCATCGACAAGGCCGCTACTCGTCCTGAAAACATTTTGATGATTTATGTACCAATCGTTTTAATGCGAGCTGTTGGTATCGGCCGGCCTTTATTTAGATATTTAGAGCGTTTAGTATCTCATAACTGGATTTTACGTGTTACTAGTTCTTTGAGACGAAGATTGTTTTATATTGCTGAAAAAAACACCTCAGCTGTTGGATCCAGCTTTCAAACAGGAAGCATTTTATCGCTTCTAACAGATGATATCGGTCATTTGCAGAATCTTTACTTGAGAACTATTTTTCCTGCAATTTTAAGTTACTTAGTTGGCTTTATTGTAGTGATTTTACTCGGCCTGTTCTCCTGGTCTTTAGCCGGCGTAATCGCAATTTTACTAGTTGCAGAATTAGTATTAGTTCCCTTCTTTTCTCTTTTAAAGCAGGCTGCTGTCCGCACTAAGGAAAAAGAAGAAAAAGCGCAGCTTTACACCGAATTTACCGATCAAGTTTTGGGAGCTGGTGACTGGAAGATTTCGGGAAGACGGGATGCTTTTTTCAATCAAACTAAAGGAACTCTAAAATCTTTAGGTCAGCATGAAAAAAAGTCTGGAAAGTTCGATTGGGCAAGAGACTTCGGTCTTGAATTTATCTTTGGCTTGATGGCAGTTGCACTTCTTTATTTCACCAACCAAACTCTTACTTACAATCAAGAAGCAGCCAACTATGTTGGAGCAGTCGTCTTAGCACTCTTTCCCTTATCAGATGCCTTTATTCCAGTTGGCCAAGGCATCGAAGAATGGCATACATATAGTGATTCCGTAAAGCACTTAAATGAATTAAAAGTACCAGAAAATACTCTCCCTGCTCAAAAACATCTTGATCCTGCTCTTGCGGATACCTTAAGAGTTTCGGATATTTCATTTACTTATCCCAAAGAAGATTATCCAATTATTCAAAACTTTTCTCTTACCTTAAAAAGAGGACAAAAAGCTGCTTTAATCGGTCCATCAGGTGCTGGTAAAAGCACTATCTTGCAATTAATCTTGGGTGATTTAAAACCTAACCAGGGAACCGTAACACTGGATAATTTTAATGTTCTTGAACTTCAAAAAGAACGCTCAAAATTATTCTCTGTCCTAAATCAAGAGCCGTTTTTATTCAACACGACGATTTATGAAAATTTAAAAATGGCTAATCCAAACGCTAATGCTGATCAAATGATGCAAATTTTAGAAAAAGTACAACTAGCCGATTTTGTTAACTCATTACCTAAGAAATTAGATACCGAAGTAGCCGAAGCTGGAGCACGCTTTTCTGGCGGTCAGAAAGAGCGTTTAGCACTAGCACGTGTACTTTTACAAGATACGCCAATTGTCCTCTTAGATGAGCCGACAGTTGGTTTAGATCCACTCACAGAACAAAAGCTCTTGAATTTAGTATTTGATGTCTTAAAAAATAAGACAGTCGTTTGGGTAACCCACCACTTACAAGGTGTAAAATATATGAACGAAGTTCTCTTCTTTAAAGATGGAAAAGTCACAATGCAAGGAGATCCGCATGAGCTCTTTAAACACAATGAACACTTCCACCAACTTTATTTAATGGATCAAGGACTAATCTAAAAATAGAAAGAAGTTTACTATGTCTGCTGAAGCTAAGCAAGGCTACTATGAATTAGTTGAACCACGTACGCTGTTTAATTCCATTATTCCGGTCTTATTAGGAATGATGTATACCGAATATAATTTTCAATTGTTTAGAATTTTCCCCACAATTGAAATGTGTATTGCTACCATTGTTTTACAAGTTTTTATGAATGTAAATGATGGCTATTGGGATTATAAACGTGAAAAAGCTGCCAAAACTGGCGACCATAAGAAGAATCCGATTGGTAAGTATCATCTTAATCCTAAACACGTTTTAGCTTTTGTTTGGATACTATTCATCATTTCAGCTGTTTGCGCTGTTCTGATTGGATTTCAAACTAATATCTATATTTGGATTATTGGAATTATTTGTTACGCTATTGCTATTTCCTATTCAACGGGTTCACATACAATTTCTGCTGGACCCTTTGGCGAAATTGCAGCTTGTTTTGCAATGGGTTTTGGTATTTTCTTGGTAATGGTTTATATTAATGTTTGTTCTAAGGTCTCTTTTAATTGGAACTTTATTTGGCCAATTATTCTAGCGGCTGGAATACCGGAGATTTGTAACTTTACTTTAATGCTTGGTAACAATTTATGTGATCATGACGCAGATATTGCAAATGGACGCCATACTTTAGTTTCATACATTGGAATCAAAGGCGGCTTATATTTATTTGTGTTTAACTATTTACTAGGATTTTTCCTAACTGGTTGGGCAATTTGGATTGGTGTGCTTCCTTGGAGTGTAGCTTTAATTTTAATTTGTATTCCAACCATCTATAAGAACATGCGCTTTCTTTGGAAGATTCAAACAAAGCCGAAATCATTTCCTAAAGTTGTTCAAAATACGCAAGTATTGTTTATTACTGAAGCCGTTGGGTTCTTTATCGGTTTGATTTTAAATCTTAGAATTAGATAATTAAAAAGGTCAAAACTTCATCTTAGTACGAAGTTTCGACCTTTTTTATTTCAAATTATTTTTATTGCTTCCATGCTGCATCAAATTTTGCTTTACCAGCTTTAATTTGATTATCAACATTTTGACCATTCTTAGCTGCATACAAAATCTTAGCCATAATTGGATCTAATTGACTGTAGGCAGCATTTGAATTCTTAGCTACTGGAATACTGTACAAGTGTTTCATAGCACCTTCTAACTTAGCTGGGAGCTTAGTTTTGGTATTTTCCTTGTATTCTTTGGATTTCACAACAGAATTATTAACTGGAATGTAGCCAGTTGCATTTGCCCATTTAAGTTGAGTGGATTTAGAAGTCAAAAATTGCATATATTTAAATGCGGCGGTTCTTTGCATTGCTGTTGCTTTATTAAACATGTAAATATCAGTACCTTGCTGCATAGTGTATTTACCAGGGCGTGCAGCTACATCGTAAGTAAACTTGTCACCAACTGCTTTTTTAACGTAGCCTTCACCTGCTGATGTTCCAATATACATTGCTACCTTTTCATTAGCAAATGGACCTGATAAATAGTGTGCTGAGCCAGCAGTTGTGAAGTAGCCCTTCTTCATACCTTGAGCGTAGTAATCAATAACTTTCTTGGAATCTTTGCCAGTAAAGTTAACTTTATCCGTTAAATTAATTCCTTCATTTTTCATACCCAAAGTATAGTAATTAGCTAAAGAATCAAAACCTGCACCAACAACTTGATGGTTACTCTTCTTATAAATAGTCTCTGAAACTTGGGCTAATTCCTTCATAGTTGTAGGAACTTTTTTAATACCATATTTTTCAAACATGGATTTATTATAAGTTAAAACCTCAATAGACTTATTAAATGGAATACCATATTGTTTTCCTTGAATTTTAGCTCCATCTAATAATTCAGTTCTAATATTTGACTTAGCACTACTTCCCCAACCAAGCTTACTGTTATTAATGTATGGGGAAAGATCAACCAACATATTACTCTTAGCAGCATTATAGAGCCAACCAGGATATGCTTGCGTAATTGTTGGTAAATTATTTGGTGATTGTAATGTTGAATTTACCTTAGCTTGTAAATCAATGTAAGAGCCTTGATTTTCAAGCTTGATTTTAATATTAGGGTTTTTCTTTTCAAATTCTGCAGTTAATTTCTCTAATTCTGCACGTTGACCACCATTCATTCCATGCCAAAAGGTGACTGTAGTCTTCTTTGTAATTTTAGTTGGAATATTTTTGGCTGAACTATTTTCTTTATTTCCTTTAGAACATCCAGTAGCAAGTAATGCCAACCCCGCAGCTAAACCTAAAGCAATCTTTTTATATAAATTCATCAAAATCCTCCAGTGATTAAAAAATTGAAGCACCATTTATTGTATCAAACTAAAAAACATACACAAGATGTTGTAGTACAAAAATTGCATTTTTTAGTTTAAAATTTTTTATATTTTAAGCTAGGCATCAAACACGCATTTTATATAGCTTTTGTATATAAAAAATACGTATTAATACGTACATTTAGCAGTAATATATTTATAATTATTCATATTTAGCCTTGAATTACCATTAATAGTCTGCTATCTTTAAATCGTCAACTTCATTAAGTAGTTCTGGAGGAAAAAATGAAGATAAAGAAATTTTTGATTGGCGCCGCTATGGTTTTACTTGCTGCAACAACTGCAGCTTGCTCGAACAGTAAATCTGCTTCTAAATCAAGCGATGGTTATACTCCTAAAGAGTTAAACGTTCAATTCGTTCCTAGTGTTCAAGCTTCTAAACTTGAAGCTAAGGCTAAACCATTACAAGGTTTACTTGAAAAGCAATTGCACATGCCTGTTCACGTAACTGTTTCAACTGATAACTCTGCTTTAGTTGAAGCAATGGCATCTAAGAAAGTTGATGTTGGTTTCTTGCCACCCGATGCTTATGTCTTAGCTCATAAACGTGGCGTAGCGGATGTTTTACTACAAGCACAACGTTACGGCTATGACGAACCAAGCGGTAATTAATGGACAGCTACCGTTCAATGATCGTTGTTAAAAAAGGTTCTAAGATTAAGTCTTGGAAGGATCTTAAGGGCAAAACAATTGCCGTTCAAGACCCAACCTCTACTTCTGGTTACGTTCTTCCAATTGCCGAACTTCACAAGAAGGGCTTAAACGTACCAAAGGATTGTAAGTTAGTTCAAGTTAAGGGACACGATCAAGCTGTTTTATCAGTTTATAACGGAGATACTGATGCTGCCTTTATCTTCTCAGATGCTCGTCCACTTGCTGCTAAAGATGCACCAGCTGTAATGAAAGATGTTGTTCCAATTTACTACACTAAATACATTCCAAATGATACGGTATCTGTTAGAAGCGGTATGTCTAAGTCATTTAAGAAGAAGCTTGCCAAGGCATTCAAGGATATTGCCAAGACTAAGAAAGGTAAGAAGATTCTTGAAAACATTTATCAACATTACGGTTATGTAGATTCTAAAGACTCTAACTTCAACATTGTTCGTGAATACGAAGCTGAAGCTAAGAAAGCTCAAAAATAAGTTTAATATTTTTAAAGGCCACCCTACTTTGACTTGTAGGATGGCCTTTTTCTCGTTTAAAATTAGAATAGATTTTTAACCGAGGTTTTTAAATGAAACTAAATAAAAAAATTTCTCTATTATTAGTAGCAAGTACTATTTTCTTAAGCTTAAGTGCTTGCAGTAAACCCACTCATGAAGAACAAACAAGCAAAAAAACAGATAATCACATTGCCTTAATTTCAGATACCAATGGAATTAAAGATAATTCCTTAAATCAATCTGCATGGCAAGGCTTAAAAAATTACGGCACAAAAAATGGTCTTATAGAAGGAAATAAGGGCTACAATTA of the Lactobacillus isalae genome contains:
- a CDS encoding cytochrome ubiquinol oxidase subunit I, with protein sequence MLSGVTMLDLARFQFAMTTVFHFFFVPFSIGMGFIVSIMETLYVVKKDEVYKKMAQFWGKIYLLSFAVGVVTGIIQEFQFGMNWSDYSRFMGDIFGAPLAIEALLAFFMESTFIGLWMFTWNKFKPGLHCALVWISFIGSTLSAIWILTANAFMQHPVGYVIKNGKAQMASFWALIANEQLWASFPHVVIGAIITASFVVIGMAAFGLLKKRDVIFHKKSMRIALWVALFASIAEIGAGDYQTQVEIHEQPMKFAATEGVYDTTSDHAPWDIVANLNTKEHKNEGAISIPDVLTILTYHKTSGSIKGMNQINKELHEKYDKKFGKDMSYYVPVKTLFYSFRIMAGFAALFALLAILGLIWTRPKKNTIENKRWFLWILGISTFLPFVANTCGWFITELGRFPWTVYGLFTIADSISASTTTGELWFTNIMYFLIFSTLGAVMIYYCKRQLDMGVAGALERGAY
- the cydB gene encoding cytochrome d ubiquinol oxidase subunit II, with translation MIDGIDFLQLLWFLLIGLLFMIFYFTEGFDYGVGMATKFLARNDQEKHLMMETIGPHWDGNEVWLITAGGAMFASFSDWYASLFSGYYILLFFTLFALIIRGVSFEFSAHAETEHGFRIWTGTLFWGSLLAPFFLTMMFGSLIQGVPIDAQGNMSLSFWNIVNPLSVVAGVAGVLLCLIHGINFLRLRIDDPELSERAASLNEKLYLVAYLGEIAFALLIFFQTDFFKLRPISSTIITLIIVALTAWSDIALIKNKQVAAFVTSGLTLVAVVGLLFNGLFPRVLIATDPAHSLLIKTAANSKLTLEVMTIVALILLPIALAYIIWSYVVFRHRIKVNQNA
- the cydD gene encoding thiol reductant ABC exporter subunit CydD; the protein is MIDKRLFKLPKAKIMLAMLAGLMFLQAFAILGQGIFLAHAIVGSWKRQPFTDIAQDVLLFLIFYLLRQGINWFQKWYMNRYANQTTALLRQQLLNKTYDGGIALVSRIGTGNLVSTLLDGMDEISNYLSLIFPKLIALAIVPWVILIYIFTLNALSGWILLLVFPLLILFMIILGTAAQSKASKQYAGYVKLQNHFVDALRGLSTLKVLGLAKRYGNIVYKNSENYRKKTMGVLRVAILSTFTLDFFTTLSIAMIAMFLGIGLINGNLILYPSLVILILSPEYFLPIRDFGNDFHATLNGKNALGQIFDILAFPTTPQEDQLSSFTWNKDSAFIANNLSFNYAHVDQSKFTVNKNAKMSGVVKKEKSTKAVSTHLADELRNINLKLTGFQKVGIIGPTGAGKTTLMRILAGFLTPHLKDDNFIINGQNLTQLNQKNWQNQITYIPQDPFMFATSIKNNLTFYNPNASQEEIDAALKAMDLDNFVASLKDGLNTRIGENGRGISGGQKQRIALARAFLAKERKILFFDEPTAHLDIETEYELKQPMKKLMENHLVFFTTHRLHWLNDMDWCLVIENGEIVEQGTPADLAKNGTAFKKLTQPLKEDLL
- the cydC gene encoding thiol reductant ABC exporter subunit CydC, whose product is MMNKKFSWKNDHWIKPYLAQYKWNFLLAIFLGVVMFFCGGALMFYAGYTIDKAATRPENILMIYVPIVLMRAVGIGRPLFRYLERLVSHNWILRVTSSLRRRLFYIAEKNTSAVGSSFQTGSILSLLTDDIGHLQNLYLRTIFPAILSYLVGFIVVILLGLFSWSLAGVIAILLVAELVLVPFFSLLKQAAVRTKEKEEKAQLYTEFTDQVLGAGDWKISGRRDAFFNQTKGTLKSLGQHEKKSGKFDWARDFGLEFIFGLMAVALLYFTNQTLTYNQEAANYVGAVVLALFPLSDAFIPVGQGIEEWHTYSDSVKHLNELKVPENTLPAQKHLDPALADTLRVSDISFTYPKEDYPIIQNFSLTLKRGQKAALIGPSGAGKSTILQLILGDLKPNQGTVTLDNFNVLELQKERSKLFSVLNQEPFLFNTTIYENLKMANPNANADQMMQILEKVQLADFVNSLPKKLDTEVAEAGARFSGGQKERLALARVLLQDTPIVLLDEPTVGLDPLTEQKLLNLVFDVLKNKTVVWVTHHLQGVKYMNEVLFFKDGKVTMQGDPHELFKHNEHFHQLYLMDQGLI
- a CDS encoding prenyltransferase, which codes for MSAEAKQGYYELVEPRTLFNSIIPVLLGMMYTEYNFQLFRIFPTIEMCIATIVLQVFMNVNDGYWDYKREKAAKTGDHKKNPIGKYHLNPKHVLAFVWILFIISAVCAVLIGFQTNIYIWIIGIICYAIAISYSTGSHTISAGPFGEIAACFAMGFGIFLVMVYINVCSKVSFNWNFIWPIILAAGIPEICNFTLMLGNNLCDHDADIANGRHTLVSYIGIKGGLYLFVFNYLLGFFLTGWAIWIGVLPWSVALILICIPTIYKNMRFLWKIQTKPKSFPKVVQNTQVLFITEAVGFFIGLILNLRIR
- a CDS encoding extracellular solute-binding protein: MNLYKKIALGLAAGLALLATGCSKGNKENSSAKNIPTKITKKTTVTFWHGMNGGQRAELEKLTAEFEKKNPNIKIKLENQGSYIDLQAKVNSTLQSPNNLPTITQAYPGWLYNAAKSNMLVDLSPYINNSKLGWGSSAKSNIRTELLDGAKIQGKQYGIPFNKSIEVLTYNKSMFEKYGIKKVPTTMKELAQVSETIYKKSNHQVVGAGFDSLANYYTLGMKNEGINLTDKVNFTGKDSKKVIDYYAQGMKKGYFTTAGSAHYLSGPFANEKVAMYIGTSAGEGYVKKAVGDKFTYDVAARPGKYTMQQGTDIYMFNKATAMQRTAAFKYMQFLTSKSTQLKWANATGYIPVNNSVVKSKEYKENTKTKLPAKLEGAMKHLYSIPVAKNSNAAYSQLDPIMAKILYAAKNGQNVDNQIKAGKAKFDAAWKQ